A genomic stretch from Dyella sp. M7H15-1 includes:
- a CDS encoding outer membrane protein transport protein yields the protein MRIEIRIGLLLCISGGINSALATDGMYLEGYGPIATGVGGAAMAFDNGTSAMMNNPATLSLSQDPSRFDMLALYLGPDLSTNGQDSGFKNIGMAFGYVRRHQNVSFGFGIFPQGGMGTSYSNSSFLAPMHSLGGMPVAPPALQNESMLGVGRVIFPLSVQVNNNLTIGGSIDYVWATMNLSMVMDGRNFADYATSLGGSGRFGTVSGSLMNMLANPQLGDVNYGYFDFNNGNNYFGAAKASGWAAKFGFTYKIAQDLTIGASYQSRTHLGDLSSNGRVLFSTTGMGIASVGGAIRVQNFQMPNEYGAGLDWKISDNMNFMMDYRRIDWGGVIQNFQMLFSSPQGNLDVTMKQGWHDQNVLMLGVADRVNDHWTLRMGLNLANNPIPATYTNPLFPAIETTHASFGASYAFTHKDSLHISLVHAFNVRVTNGYGQDIDLSEWNAQLMYSHLF from the coding sequence ATGCGCATCGAGATAAGAATTGGGCTCCTGCTGTGTATCAGCGGAGGCATTAACTCAGCTTTAGCCACGGATGGGATGTACTTGGAAGGCTATGGCCCTATCGCAACAGGCGTGGGCGGAGCGGCAATGGCTTTTGATAATGGCACCTCAGCCATGATGAATAACCCTGCCACATTAAGTTTGTCTCAAGATCCTTCACGATTCGATATGTTGGCCCTATATCTCGGTCCTGATTTATCTACGAATGGACAAGACTCTGGATTTAAAAATATCGGTATGGCTTTCGGATATGTCAGACGGCATCAGAACGTTTCGTTTGGCTTCGGTATTTTTCCACAAGGCGGAATGGGAACTAGCTATTCGAATTCCTCATTCCTTGCGCCCATGCATTCGCTTGGAGGAATGCCGGTGGCGCCGCCTGCACTGCAGAATGAGAGTATGTTGGGCGTTGGAAGGGTAATTTTTCCGCTGAGTGTTCAGGTCAATAACAATTTAACTATTGGGGGCAGTATAGATTATGTTTGGGCGACCATGAATCTCAGTATGGTCATGGATGGGCGAAATTTCGCTGACTACGCAACAAGCTTAGGGGGGAGTGGGCGTTTTGGCACCGTGTCTGGATCGTTAATGAACATGTTAGCCAATCCACAATTGGGTGATGTTAATTACGGCTATTTTGATTTTAACAATGGAAATAATTATTTTGGAGCCGCCAAAGCGAGTGGTTGGGCCGCAAAATTTGGTTTCACCTATAAAATTGCGCAGGATTTGACTATAGGCGCCTCATATCAGAGCCGTACTCATCTGGGCGACCTATCAAGTAACGGTCGAGTTTTATTCTCGACAACGGGAATGGGCATAGCGTCAGTTGGTGGTGCTATTCGTGTGCAAAACTTTCAGATGCCTAATGAATATGGTGCAGGATTAGATTGGAAAATCTCAGACAATATGAATTTCATGATGGATTATCGCCGGATTGACTGGGGGGGGGTTATACAGAATTTTCAAATGTTATTCTCTAGTCCGCAAGGAAATTTGGACGTGACGATGAAACAAGGTTGGCACGATCAGAATGTGCTAATGCTGGGGGTTGCGGATCGCGTGAACGATCACTGGACATTACGTATGGGACTCAACCTTGCAAATAACCCGATTCCAGCCACGTATACCAACCCGCTGTTTCCCGCAATAGAAACAACCCATGCGTCATTCGGTGCCAGTTACGCATTCACTCACAAAGATTCGTTACACATTTCTCTGGTGCATGCATTCAACGTCCGCGTTACAAATGGGTACGGACAAGACATCGATCTTAGCGAATGGAATGCGCAGTTAATGTATAGTCACTTGTTCTGA
- a CDS encoding cyclic nucleotide-binding and patatin-like phospholipase domain-containing protein, producing the protein MKQYYFDIIKACSTFVALDAADIASLASLAVETSLASGEALMYKGDTSRDLYIVISGQLVATTGTRVCSSDSIGQILPGEVVGEMSLLTGEPRSLSVLAVQPSVLLKISYDNFTRYCRDKPGVALKLLETVASRTQGVIRHFDKSYAPKFIALVATSLEVALDPLIARLQMVLNDQCGVVALEPHSFDGMEAEHVHNVLFKHKHNADIIIYPVTQFDDPDKRRCLLQQAEKIVICANGSQTFDRAIADVIMLQQLQSNASKYKKNPCELVFLYPQGMVKPCDVDTWLDTGYFSRHHYICLNSESDIRRLARFLTGNAIGLVLGGGGVMRGWAHLGVLKYMLEHNIQVDAIGGTSIGGIVAACYLLSSSYEEMVALYRRVSIALLETTGLRGLVFPVISLYSGKAATVTGQQIFGSEKIEHLRKPFFCVSCNLTQKREEIHMRGLLWECLRATASIPGIIPPVVLHQHLHVDGGVMNNLPVNVMSNLLESTGTVLAVSLSNYLPKEETYCFPPIISFWESMLIKMGVIRHYRIPEFFSTFLEALLMGSHRQIMQNMHDADILLVPDLEGYSTLSRKGSSEELIERGYQCAQKFLNHFQVPLS; encoded by the coding sequence GTGAAGCAATATTATTTCGACATTATCAAGGCATGTTCCACGTTTGTCGCGCTTGACGCCGCCGACATCGCATCGCTCGCTAGCCTCGCAGTCGAAACTTCGCTAGCGAGCGGCGAGGCTCTGATGTACAAAGGGGACACCTCCCGTGACCTGTACATCGTGATTAGCGGACAATTGGTGGCTACAACCGGCACGCGCGTGTGCAGCAGCGACTCAATTGGGCAGATATTACCGGGCGAAGTGGTCGGCGAAATGAGCCTATTGACCGGTGAGCCGCGTTCTTTGTCGGTGCTCGCCGTGCAACCATCGGTATTACTCAAAATCAGCTACGATAATTTCACGCGCTACTGTCGTGACAAACCAGGCGTCGCGCTTAAGTTGTTGGAAACTGTCGCTAGCCGTACCCAGGGCGTGATCAGGCACTTTGATAAATCGTATGCGCCCAAATTTATCGCGTTAGTTGCTACTTCCCTCGAGGTTGCATTGGACCCGCTAATAGCGCGACTGCAAATGGTGTTGAACGATCAGTGCGGTGTTGTTGCGCTCGAACCACATTCTTTTGATGGCATGGAGGCCGAACATGTACATAACGTATTGTTCAAGCACAAACACAATGCCGACATTATCATCTATCCGGTGACACAATTTGATGACCCGGACAAACGCCGTTGCTTATTGCAACAAGCCGAAAAAATCGTTATCTGCGCCAATGGTAGTCAAACGTTCGATCGTGCTATCGCCGACGTTATCATGTTACAGCAGCTCCAAAGCAATGCGTCGAAATACAAAAAAAACCCGTGCGAATTGGTGTTTCTCTACCCACAGGGCATGGTTAAACCATGCGATGTCGATACCTGGCTAGATACAGGATATTTTTCGCGCCACCACTATATTTGTCTGAATTCAGAATCTGACATTAGGCGTCTGGCTCGTTTTCTAACTGGCAATGCTATTGGCTTGGTGCTGGGTGGCGGCGGCGTGATGCGCGGCTGGGCACATCTCGGCGTACTGAAGTACATGCTCGAACACAACATTCAGGTTGATGCCATTGGCGGCACTAGCATAGGCGGCATTGTCGCCGCGTGTTATTTACTCAGTTCTTCGTATGAGGAAATGGTCGCCCTCTATCGTAGGGTCAGCATCGCGTTGCTGGAAACCACGGGGCTCAGAGGCTTAGTGTTTCCGGTAATTTCGTTGTACAGCGGCAAAGCGGCTACTGTGACCGGACAGCAAATCTTCGGAAGTGAAAAAATTGAACATTTACGCAAGCCCTTTTTTTGTGTGTCGTGTAACCTCACCCAAAAACGCGAAGAAATTCACATGCGTGGCTTGTTATGGGAGTGTTTGCGCGCGACCGCGTCAATACCGGGTATAATTCCGCCCGTAGTTTTGCATCAGCACTTGCACGTGGACGGCGGGGTAATGAATAACCTGCCAGTCAACGTCATGTCCAACCTGTTAGAAAGCACTGGAACTGTGCTGGCGGTTTCGTTATCTAACTATCTCCCAAAAGAAGAAACATATTGCTTTCCGCCGATTATTTCATTTTGGGAATCGATGCTGATTAAAATGGGAGTTATCCGACATTATCGAATACCAGAGTTTTTCAGCACATTTCTCGAAGCGTTGCTAATGGGGTCGCATCGTCAGATAATGCAAAATATGCACGATGCTGACATTTTATTAGTGCCTGATCTAGAGGGTTATTCGACGCTTAGCCGTAAGGGCTCTTCCGAAGAACTGATAGAAAGAGGCTACCAATGCGCACAAAAATTTCTCAATCATTTTCAAGTTCCGTTGTCCTAA
- a CDS encoding DUF2652 domain-containing protein: MKMQRGVIIIADISGYTNFVKMHAISMLHAEWVLSELMKVLTSSFTPPVTLNKLEGDAALFFAPFKEGEEMAAIEKITKQAILAYQEFKRTRDSFLNSNICICGACLGMKNLTIKIVLCLGDTVEKKLLGKKELSGNVVIIAHRLLKNSIQTHEYILMDNHFYEHAKITFGHEAKMQNEMVDGYGETPVCFFDGEMLDSIIEKLPPSRRSIFRGFYQIFRVQYFMLRRGMGLLKKQAFTNLVAHK, encoded by the coding sequence ATGAAGATGCAGCGCGGAGTAATTATTATAGCCGATATTAGTGGTTATACCAATTTTGTAAAAATGCACGCTATTTCCATGTTACATGCGGAATGGGTGCTCTCAGAATTGATGAAGGTATTAACATCTTCGTTCACGCCGCCGGTGACGCTGAATAAATTAGAAGGCGATGCTGCTCTATTTTTTGCTCCGTTTAAGGAAGGAGAAGAGATGGCGGCCATTGAAAAAATTACAAAACAGGCAATATTGGCCTATCAAGAATTTAAGAGGACACGAGATAGTTTTTTGAACTCGAATATTTGCATTTGCGGCGCTTGTTTAGGTATGAAAAATTTGACTATTAAAATAGTCTTGTGTCTGGGGGATACAGTAGAGAAAAAGTTGCTTGGAAAAAAAGAACTTTCAGGCAATGTTGTAATTATAGCGCATCGGTTGTTAAAGAATTCTATTCAAACTCATGAATATATATTGATGGACAATCATTTCTACGAGCATGCAAAAATTACTTTTGGACATGAGGCAAAAATGCAAAATGAAATGGTGGATGGCTACGGAGAAACTCCAGTATGTTTTTTTGATGGAGAGATGTTGGATAGTATTATTGAAAAGCTGCCTCCTTCGAGACGATCTATTTTCAGGGGGTTTTATCAGATATTTCGTGTCCAGTATTTTATGCTTAGGCGCGGTATGGGTCTGCTAAAGAAACAAGCATTTACAAACCTGGTAGCACACAAATGA
- the mgtA gene encoding magnesium-translocating P-type ATPase — MMKHSTQAVMAKAVGKTTAAPPRVAAAQDAFKESETLLAGLNTSTAGLNEEQITERLERDGVNEVSHEKPPHWTVQLLRAFKNPFIIVLLILAVVQVFLTPDDLSGPIIIAVMVGISVLLSFTQEYRSSQAAEKLKAMVRNTATVTRRASDGHSERIEVPVGELVVGDIVHLAAGDMVPADLRLLNAKDLFISQAILTGESLPVEKASPTQAHGMERGEHGVQQGNPLDLPTICYMGTNVVSGTAAAVVVATGTRTYLGSLARSIVGERVQTSFDRGVSGVSWLLIRFMLVMVPVVLGIQWYKHGFLDALMFALSVAVGLTPEMLPLIVTANLAKGAMAMSKRKVVVKRLNAIQNFGAMDVLCTDKTGTLTLDKIVLERHLDLDGEDSEDALEYGYLNSHFQTGLKNLMDKAVLAHRDLEPIVARYRVVDEIPFDFQRRRMSVVLANGNGHHLLVCKGAVEEMLSISSMERVGDEIVPMTDERRREIKAMTRRLNEDGLRVLVVAVKQEEPHNRAYGVADEAGLTAVGCLAFLDPPKDTAATAIAALHHHGVEVKVITGDNEAVTRKICREVGLDVEHSAQGRDIEPLDDPALDKLVKRTTVFAKMSPLQKARVVKSLQRQGHTVGFLGDGINDAPALREADVGISVDTATDIAKESADIILLEKNLMVLEEGVLEGRVTFGNIIKYIKMTASSNFGNVLSMVAAAFFLPFLPMLPLQILVLNLLYDISQLSIPFDRMDEEYLRKPRKWNASDIGRFMFWIGPTSSIFDITTFALLWFVFDANSEAHQSLFQSGWFIESLLTQTLVVHMIRTRKIPFLQSVAAAPVLGLTTAIIVIGMIIPFTTVGTKIGMVHLPGEYFGWLAATVVTYCALTQLVKVLYMRRFGRWL; from the coding sequence ATGATGAAGCACTCCACCCAGGCTGTTATGGCCAAGGCGGTCGGCAAGACCACGGCCGCGCCCCCGCGTGTGGCTGCTGCGCAGGATGCGTTCAAGGAAAGCGAAACCCTGCTAGCTGGCTTGAACACCAGCACGGCTGGCCTGAACGAAGAGCAGATTACCGAGCGCCTTGAGCGCGATGGTGTGAACGAGGTGTCGCACGAGAAGCCGCCGCACTGGACGGTGCAGTTGCTGCGTGCGTTCAAGAATCCCTTCATCATCGTGTTGCTGATCCTGGCGGTGGTGCAGGTGTTTCTGACGCCGGATGATCTGTCCGGCCCGATCATCATCGCGGTGATGGTGGGCATCAGCGTATTGCTGAGTTTTACCCAGGAATACCGTTCCTCGCAGGCTGCCGAAAAGCTCAAGGCGATGGTGCGCAATACCGCCACCGTCACGCGCCGCGCTTCGGATGGCCATAGCGAGCGTATTGAAGTGCCGGTAGGTGAGCTGGTCGTCGGCGACATCGTGCACCTGGCCGCAGGCGACATGGTGCCCGCAGACCTGCGCCTGCTCAACGCCAAGGATCTGTTTATCAGCCAGGCCATCCTCACCGGCGAATCGCTGCCGGTGGAAAAGGCCAGCCCGACCCAGGCACATGGGATGGAACGCGGCGAGCACGGCGTACAGCAGGGCAATCCGCTGGACTTGCCCACCATTTGCTATATGGGCACCAACGTAGTCAGTGGCACGGCTGCCGCCGTCGTCGTGGCGACCGGTACACGTACTTATCTGGGTTCGCTGGCGCGCAGCATCGTGGGCGAACGCGTGCAGACCAGCTTCGATCGCGGCGTGAGCGGTGTGAGCTGGCTGCTGATTCGCTTCATGTTGGTGATGGTGCCAGTGGTGCTGGGCATCCAGTGGTACAAGCACGGCTTCCTTGATGCGCTGATGTTCGCGCTGTCGGTAGCGGTTGGCCTGACGCCGGAGATGCTGCCGCTGATCGTAACCGCCAACCTCGCCAAAGGCGCGATGGCGATGTCCAAGCGCAAGGTGGTGGTGAAGCGCCTCAACGCGATCCAGAACTTTGGCGCGATGGACGTGCTGTGCACCGACAAGACCGGCACGCTCACGCTCGACAAGATCGTGCTGGAGCGTCATCTTGATCTCGACGGCGAAGATTCGGAAGACGCGCTGGAATACGGCTACCTCAACAGCCACTTCCAGACCGGTTTGAAGAACCTGATGGACAAGGCGGTGCTGGCGCATCGCGATCTGGAGCCGATTGTGGCGCGTTATCGCGTGGTGGATGAAATTCCGTTCGATTTCCAGCGCCGCCGCATGTCGGTGGTACTGGCCAATGGTAATGGTCATCATCTGCTGGTGTGCAAGGGCGCGGTGGAAGAGATGCTTTCCATCTCCTCGATGGAGCGCGTCGGCGACGAGATCGTGCCGATGACCGACGAACGTCGCCGCGAGATCAAGGCGATGACGCGTCGTCTCAACGAAGACGGCCTGCGCGTACTGGTGGTGGCGGTCAAGCAGGAAGAGCCACACAACCGCGCCTATGGTGTGGCCGATGAAGCCGGCCTTACTGCCGTAGGCTGCCTGGCCTTCCTCGATCCGCCGAAGGATACGGCCGCCACCGCGATCGCGGCGCTGCATCACCACGGCGTTGAAGTGAAGGTGATCACCGGCGACAACGAAGCGGTAACGCGCAAGATCTGCCGCGAAGTGGGCCTGGATGTCGAACACTCCGCGCAGGGCCGCGATATCGAGCCACTGGATGATCCGGCGCTCGACAAGCTGGTCAAGCGCACCACCGTGTTCGCCAAGATGTCACCGCTGCAGAAGGCGCGCGTGGTGAAATCATTGCAGCGTCAGGGCCACACCGTCGGCTTCCTCGGCGACGGCATCAACGATGCGCCTGCCTTGCGCGAGGCGGACGTGGGCATCTCGGTGGATACCGCCACCGATATCGCCAAGGAGTCGGCCGACATCATCCTGCTGGAAAAAAACCTGATGGTGCTGGAAGAGGGCGTGCTCGAAGGGCGCGTCACCTTCGGCAACATCATCAAGTACATCAAGATGACCGCCAGCTCCAACTTCGGCAACGTGCTGAGCATGGTAGCGGCTGCCTTCTTCCTGCCGTTCCTGCCAATGCTGCCGCTGCAGATCCTGGTGCTGAACCTGCTCTACGACATCTCGCAGTTGTCGATTCCGTTTGACCGCATGGACGAGGAGTACCTGCGCAAGCCGCGCAAGTGGAATGCCAGCGACATCGGCCGCTTCATGTTCTGGATCGGTCCAACCAGCTCGATCTTCGATATCACTACATTTGCACTGTTGTGGTTCGTGTTTGATGCCAACAGCGAAGCACATCAATCGCTATTCCAATCGGGTTGGTTCATTGAAAGCCTGCTGACCCAGACCCTGGTGGTGCACATGATCCGCACGCGCAAGATTCCGTTCCTGCAGAGTGTGGCCGCCGCACCGGTGCTGGGCTTGACCACGGCGATCATCGTGATCGGCATGATCATTCCGTTCACCACGGTAGGCACCAAGATCGGCATGGTGCATTTGCCGGGCGAATACTTTGGCTGGCTGGCGGCGACCGTGGTGACTTATTGCGCCCTGACCCAGTTGGTGAAGGTGCTTTATATGCGTCGCTTCGGGCGTTGGCTATGA
- a CDS encoding Na/Pi cotransporter family protein, translating to MKSTFALFDIAGYVALLLWGTHMVTSGVLRGYGSALRRSLGRFLGRRSAAFLFGVCITALLQSSTATGMMATSFAANGFLGLAPGLTVMLGANVGTTLIVQVMSFNIALVAPILILLGTALHRRSDDARYENLGRVGIGLGLMLLALHLLVLAMAPMENAQLLKEGMQALSGAPVMAVLVAAALTWLCHSSVAVVLLIVSLATGGVVDAPGAMALVLGANLGGTLPALLEAHTPVARRLPLGNLLVRAFGCVICLPLLQPLAHWLAALGDSPARIAVNFHTVFNLGLAILFILPVQKLAQLLVRLLPEPPRPADQGLPLYLDEAALESAGVALVNATRESMRMADMVEGMLKGLVEIFGKDDTSRAATISKMDPFLDRLGVAIRQYLADLGGEALNEEDGERSQEIHAFVINIEHIGDITANNLMEFAAKKAERGQDFSADDIQDLANMHTQVMESLRLGIAVFMRSDLRAAQHLMERKELLWRLENDASDRHIRDLRQQRDGGGDVYLRILRDLRRIHSHLAAIAYLPLERAGLLQGRLVQPPTNTFAEEKV from the coding sequence ATGAAAAGCACATTCGCACTATTTGACATTGCCGGCTACGTCGCGCTCCTGCTGTGGGGCACGCATATGGTCACCAGCGGTGTGCTGCGCGGTTATGGCAGTGCGCTGCGTCGTTCGCTGGGTCGTTTTCTCGGCAGGCGCTCGGCCGCCTTCCTGTTTGGCGTGTGCATCACAGCGCTTCTGCAGAGCAGCACCGCTACCGGCATGATGGCCACCTCGTTCGCCGCGAATGGCTTCTTGGGGCTGGCTCCCGGTTTGACGGTGATGCTAGGTGCGAATGTCGGTACCACGCTGATCGTGCAGGTGATGTCGTTCAACATCGCCTTGGTTGCCCCCATCCTGATCCTGCTCGGCACCGCGCTGCATCGCCGCAGTGATGACGCGCGTTACGAGAACCTCGGTCGCGTAGGTATCGGCCTGGGCCTGATGCTGCTGGCGCTGCATCTGCTGGTGCTGGCGATGGCGCCGATGGAGAACGCACAGCTTCTGAAAGAAGGCATGCAGGCGCTGTCTGGCGCACCAGTGATGGCCGTACTGGTGGCGGCAGCATTGACCTGGCTGTGTCATTCCAGCGTGGCCGTGGTGTTGCTGATCGTGTCGCTGGCGACCGGTGGCGTGGTCGATGCTCCCGGCGCGATGGCGCTGGTGCTAGGCGCCAATCTCGGCGGCACCTTGCCCGCCTTGCTAGAAGCGCATACGCCGGTAGCGCGCCGCCTGCCGCTGGGCAATCTGCTGGTGCGCGCCTTTGGCTGTGTGATCTGTCTGCCGCTGCTACAACCGCTGGCGCACTGGCTGGCGGCACTCGGCGATTCGCCGGCACGCATCGCGGTGAATTTCCACACCGTGTTCAATCTAGGGCTGGCAATCCTTTTCATTTTGCCAGTGCAAAAACTGGCCCAACTGCTGGTGCGCCTGCTGCCCGAGCCGCCACGTCCTGCAGATCAGGGGCTGCCGCTGTACCTCGATGAGGCTGCACTGGAAAGCGCCGGCGTCGCGCTGGTGAATGCCACGCGCGAATCGATGCGCATGGCTGATATGGTCGAAGGGATGTTGAAGGGCTTGGTCGAGATTTTCGGCAAGGACGATACCTCGCGCGCGGCCACCATCAGCAAGATGGATCCCTTCCTCGACCGCCTCGGTGTCGCCATCCGTCAATACCTGGCCGATCTCGGCGGTGAAGCCTTGAACGAAGAAGATGGCGAGCGCAGCCAGGAAATTCATGCCTTCGTGATCAACATCGAGCACATCGGCGATATCACCGCGAACAATCTGATGGAATTTGCCGCCAAGAAGGCCGAGCGTGGACAAGACTTCTCCGCGGACGACATTCAGGATCTTGCGAACATGCACACGCAGGTGATGGAAAGTCTGCGGCTGGGCATTGCGGTCTTCATGCGCAGCGACTTGCGCGCGGCCCAGCACTTGATGGAGCGCAAAGAATTGCTGTGGCGCCTGGAAAACGATGCGTCCGACCGGCATATCCGCGACCTGCGCCAGCAGCGCGACGGTGGTGGCGACGTGTATCTACGCATTTTGCGTGACCTGCGCCGTATCCACTCACATTTGGCCGCCATTGCCTATCTGCCATTGGAGCGTGCTGGCCTGCTGCAGGGTCGATTGGTCCAGCCTCCCACCAATACTTTTGCAGAAGAAAAAGTCTGA